In Streptomyces sp. NBC_00414, a single window of DNA contains:
- a CDS encoding type III PLP-dependent enzyme, which translates to MTDPTDAVRDRVLSLTSDELPAYVYDLAALRAHAATVRASLPERVELYYAAKANPEPEILAALGPYVDGYEVASGGELAHVAKAVPGRPLAFGGPGKTPAEIVAALELGVERFHLESEYELHVLAELARQVAPDGRVGVLPRFNLPVTSASLAASALAMGGRPSPFGMDPAQADTVMGLLTDGTYPHLEFKGVHAHLASGLRAPEQLAMAESIVDWAVRLAERHGVRPAEVNVGGGMTVDYAAPDERFDWSVYGVGLAQLLSRHPALTLRIEPGRALTAYCGWYATEVLDVKRSHGEEFAVVRGGTHHLRTPATKGHDQPCTLLRVEGWPHPWARPVARGELVTLTGQLCTPKDVLARNVPASALRAGDRVAFGLAGAYAWNISHHDFLMHPRPGFHFLGAPA; encoded by the coding sequence ATGACCGATCCCACCGACGCCGTACGGGACCGGGTACTCTCCCTGACCTCCGACGAACTACCCGCGTACGTCTATGACTTGGCGGCGCTGCGGGCGCACGCAGCGACCGTGCGGGCCTCCCTGCCCGAGCGCGTCGAGCTGTACTACGCGGCGAAGGCCAACCCGGAGCCGGAGATCCTGGCCGCGCTGGGCCCGTACGTGGACGGCTACGAGGTCGCGTCGGGCGGTGAACTCGCCCATGTCGCCAAGGCGGTGCCGGGCCGCCCGCTGGCCTTCGGCGGCCCCGGCAAGACTCCCGCCGAGATCGTGGCCGCGTTGGAGCTGGGCGTGGAGCGCTTCCATCTGGAGAGCGAGTACGAACTGCACGTGCTGGCCGAACTGGCCCGGCAGGTAGCTCCGGACGGCCGGGTGGGGGTTCTGCCGCGCTTCAACCTCCCTGTGACGTCGGCCTCGTTGGCGGCGAGCGCCCTCGCGATGGGCGGGCGCCCCAGCCCCTTCGGCATGGACCCGGCCCAGGCGGACACGGTGATGGGGCTGCTCACCGACGGCACCTATCCACATCTCGAGTTCAAGGGCGTGCACGCTCACCTGGCGAGCGGGCTGCGGGCTCCGGAGCAGCTCGCGATGGCCGAGTCCATCGTGGACTGGGCCGTTCGCCTGGCGGAGCGGCACGGGGTGCGGCCGGCGGAGGTGAACGTCGGCGGGGGCATGACGGTCGACTACGCGGCTCCCGACGAGCGGTTCGACTGGAGCGTGTACGGCGTCGGCCTCGCGCAACTCCTGTCGCGACACCCGGCTCTGACGTTGCGTATCGAGCCCGGGCGGGCGCTGACGGCGTACTGCGGCTGGTACGCGACCGAGGTGCTGGACGTGAAACGCAGCCACGGAGAGGAGTTCGCCGTGGTGCGCGGCGGGACGCACCACCTGCGCACTCCGGCGACCAAGGGGCACGACCAGCCCTGCACGCTACTGAGGGTGGAGGGCTGGCCGCACCCATGGGCCCGGCCGGTCGCGCGAGGCGAACTCGTCACGCTCACCGGCCAGTTGTGCACTCCGAAGGACGTCCTGGCCCGGAACGTGCCCGCGTCGGCGCTCCGGGCGGGCGACCGTGTGGCGTTCGGGCTCGCGGGTGCGTACGCGTGGAACATCTCCCATCACGACTTCCTCATGCATCCGCGGCCCGGCTTCCACTTCCTGGGAGCGCCGGCCTAG
- a CDS encoding IucA/IucC family protein: protein MPSLTESLGSTSLSTAPSRVLGPAPGPAAQPPQLPSADEAVTHTLLNCLLREVSAPEHQSALTDRHLLLRLPRCGVLLRVALRRTSMLGAHRFTGPVSEQTADGGWSEIGWRRLAEHTQDELSLRTGVRNEEFLEQVDSSHRSVAATLPVRTTGTAPTAHPVQPGSGPAPADTPVAAYLASEQSLLFGHRFHPTPKARTGDADSWPAYAPEAAAVFPLRHLAVREHLIAEESAEPGALDALDRLGRLGPRDPRDPRDRPTGQGRQAGQDIATVPEGYRLLPAHPWQFEMLREHPALRAALGRGDILDLGPSGRPFAATASVRTLYDGESFLKFSLNIRITNCLRKNASYELSGAVALTRVLGPVLADLADRFPGSAVLREPAYRSLALPGPDGTPDRELLEGFGVIVREGLGRRLLPGTTPLLAAAVADEYPTGPAHISRLLGGAGPRAALDWWAAYLRLLVPPVLAAYFDHGLVLEPHLQNVLICVDGDGMPAQVLFRDLEGTKLVPERHTGTLASLPPEVAAPMTYDAQRGWDRVVYCLLVNHVAELLAAIADLHPHAEAALWAEVRGTLRTYADRYGCPPPLAALLAGVPLPAKTNLLTRWERMADREAGYVRLASPLGEGIPRHTSAAMTAPSTTTGSTR, encoded by the coding sequence ATGCCCTCGCTGACCGAGTCGCTCGGTAGCACTTCCCTCTCCACCGCCCCCAGCCGCGTCCTCGGCCCCGCCCCCGGTCCCGCCGCACAGCCCCCTCAACTCCCCTCCGCGGACGAGGCCGTGACCCACACCCTCCTCAACTGTCTGCTGCGCGAGGTGTCGGCCCCCGAGCACCAGAGCGCGCTCACCGACCGCCATCTGCTGCTGCGGCTGCCCCGGTGCGGTGTGCTGCTGCGTGTCGCGCTGCGCCGTACGTCGATGCTCGGCGCACACCGCTTCACCGGGCCGGTGAGTGAGCAGACGGCGGACGGTGGCTGGAGCGAGATCGGCTGGCGGCGGCTGGCCGAGCACACGCAGGACGAGCTGTCCCTGCGTACCGGAGTGCGCAACGAGGAGTTCCTGGAGCAGGTCGACTCCAGCCACCGGAGCGTCGCCGCGACCCTCCCCGTACGGACGACCGGGACCGCCCCAACTGCCCACCCCGTACAGCCGGGGAGCGGCCCCGCGCCGGCGGACACGCCCGTCGCCGCCTATCTCGCCTCCGAACAGTCGCTGCTGTTCGGGCACCGCTTCCATCCCACTCCCAAGGCGCGCACCGGGGACGCGGACTCCTGGCCTGCCTACGCGCCGGAGGCGGCCGCGGTCTTCCCGCTGCGCCACCTCGCCGTGCGCGAACACCTGATCGCGGAGGAGTCCGCGGAGCCCGGCGCCCTGGACGCGCTCGACCGGCTGGGCCGACTCGGCCCACGGGACCCACGGGACCCACGCGACCGGCCGACCGGGCAGGGCAGGCAGGCCGGGCAGGACATCGCCACCGTCCCCGAGGGGTACCGGCTGTTGCCCGCGCACCCCTGGCAGTTCGAGATGCTGCGCGAGCACCCGGCGCTGCGTGCGGCTCTCGGACGCGGGGACATCCTCGACCTAGGGCCGAGCGGCAGGCCCTTCGCCGCCACCGCATCCGTGCGGACCCTGTACGACGGCGAGTCGTTCCTGAAGTTCAGCCTGAACATCAGGATCACCAACTGCCTGCGCAAGAACGCCAGTTACGAGCTGTCCGGCGCCGTCGCCCTCACCCGTGTGCTGGGCCCGGTGCTGGCCGACCTGGCCGACCGGTTCCCCGGCAGCGCGGTGCTCCGCGAACCCGCCTACCGCAGCCTCGCCCTGCCCGGCCCGGACGGAACACCGGACCGAGAGCTGCTCGAAGGCTTCGGCGTCATCGTCCGCGAGGGCCTGGGCCGACGGCTCCTGCCCGGCACCACCCCGCTGCTCGCGGCGGCCGTGGCGGACGAGTACCCCACCGGTCCGGCGCACATCTCCCGCCTCCTCGGCGGGGCCGGGCCGCGAGCCGCGCTCGACTGGTGGGCTGCCTACCTCAGGCTGCTCGTGCCGCCGGTCCTCGCCGCCTACTTCGACCACGGTCTGGTGCTGGAACCCCATCTGCAGAACGTGCTGATCTGCGTCGACGGCGACGGCATGCCCGCCCAGGTCCTCTTCCGGGACCTGGAGGGCACCAAGCTCGTGCCCGAGCGGCACACCGGGACCCTCGCCTCGCTGCCGCCCGAGGTCGCGGCCCCGATGACGTACGACGCGCAGCGCGGCTGGGACCGGGTCGTCTACTGCCTGCTCGTGAACCACGTCGCCGAGCTGCTCGCCGCCATCGCCGATCTGCATCCGCACGCCGAGGCCGCGTTGTGGGCGGAGGTCCGCGGCACCCTCCGGACGTACGCCGACCGGTACGGCTGCCCGCCGCCGCTTGCCGCGCTGCTCGCGGGAGTGCCGCTGCCCGCCAAGACGAACCTCCTCACCCGCTGGGAGCGCATGGCCGACCGCGAGGCCGGATACGTCCGTCTGGCCTCACCCCTCGGCGAAGGCATCCCGCGCCACACGAGCGCGGCCATGACCGCGCCCTCCACCACCACCGGGAGTACCCGATGA